CACTTCTTCGACGAGGACCCGCCGGAGTGGGGCGCCGCCGAGGGGGCCGGCGGGCCGGGTCCCGCCGACGGCCGCGGTGCCTGGGGCACCGGGCAGGAGGACTCCGCCGACCCCCCGTCCCAGCCGTCCGGCCACGCCGCCCACACCGACGGCACGGCCTCCATCCCGCCCGCGGAGGGCCCCACCCCCGACGCCGGCGGCACCTTCATCTTCCGCCGCCCCACCCCGGGGCCCGCGGCCCTGCAGGACCCCAGCACGATGACCTTCCGCGCGGTCCCGGGACACCACCGGCCCACCCCGGCGGGAGCCTTCGGCCAGGGTGCGGGGGGCCCTTCGGGCACGCCCGGCCCCGGGGCCCCGGCCTTCGGGGCGGGCCCGGCGGGCGACGGGTCCGGTGCGGCGGGCCAGGGGGCACGGGCGCCGGGGGCGGGCGCCGCGAACCCGCCGGGTGCGCCCGGCGCCGGGGGAGCGGTCCCGGGGGGCTTCGGCGCGGCCGGTGCGGCTCACGGTGCGGCGGGCGGTGGTGGGTACGGCCCGGGCGGGACCGGTGCGGGGGCCTTCGGCGGGCCCGGTGCGCAGCCCGGCCCGCCCGCGGGCGGCGGCTTCGGTGCCGGGAAGGCCGCCGCCGCCCGGGCCGCCGGCGCCCAGGCACCGCCGCCGCCCCAGCCCCGGGCGGCTTCCCCCGCCGCCACGGCTCCCCCGGTGCCCCCGCAGGCCGGTCCCCCGCACGCCGGCCCCCTCCCCGCCACCCCCGACACCCCCGCCGCCTACGCCGGCCCCCCGCAAGGCGTCCCCGCCGCCCCCGCCACGCCCATGACCTCCGGGCCGGGTGGCGGGCAGGCCTCGTGGGCGCAGCAGGTGCACCGGCTGGCCGGGGGTGCGGACGAACATCCCGTGGCGCCGTGGAAGCCACCGGTGGAGGACCTGTTCCAGGCCGTCGCCCGCCGGCAGGCGGCCGCCCGCCCCGCCGGCCTCGGCAGGCGGTTCGCCGCCCGTCTGATCGACAGCCTGGCCGTCGGCGCGGTCACCGCCGCCGCCGCGGTCCCGCTCGGCACCC
This is a stretch of genomic DNA from Streptomyces sp. TG1A-8. It encodes these proteins:
- a CDS encoding RDD family protein; translation: MSAPTPAPGDDRPREGYYPDPSIPGYVRYWNGASWVPGTSRPAPRDGEPLAPPPGARPAAPAVEETGPHFFDEDPPEWGAAEGAGGPGPADGRGAWGTGQEDSADPPSQPSGHAAHTDGTASIPPAEGPTPDAGGTFIFRRPTPGPAALQDPSTMTFRAVPGHHRPTPAGAFGQGAGGPSGTPGPGAPAFGAGPAGDGSGAAGQGARAPGAGAANPPGAPGAGGAVPGGFGAAGAAHGAAGGGGYGPGGTGAGAFGGPGAQPGPPAGGGFGAGKAAAARAAGAQAPPPPQPRAASPAATAPPVPPQAGPPHAGPLPATPDTPAAYAGPPQGVPAAPATPMTSGPGGGQASWAQQVHRLAGGADEHPVAPWKPPVEDLFQAVARRQAAARPAGLGRRFAARLIDSLAVGAVTAAAAVPLGTRAADHLQHKIEEARLSGRTVTVWLLDGTTGTSLGIVLAVLLVSGVVYEVLPTTRWGRTLGKKLCGVEVRDIEAHEPPAFGAALRRWLVYSVPGLLGIGIVGVLWCLFDRPWRQCWHDKAAHTFVAA